Proteins encoded in a region of the Isosphaeraceae bacterium EP7 genome:
- a CDS encoding winged helix-turn-helix domain-containing protein yields the protein MLFSERQVYAWVARYNADGPDALDDRPGRGRKGPLTDDEPQRLKARLLAGPTEADGVCTLRGEDFRRILHDEFGVVRSLQDVYDLLHRLGFEPLRPRPQHPGGDAEAQAAFKKVSSSGSLPSPSHIPAGESRSGSRPRPASARREC from the coding sequence GTGCTCTTCTCCGAGCGTCAGGTGTATGCTTGGGTCGCCCGCTACAACGCCGACGGGCCCGACGCCCTGGACGACCGACCCGGACGCGGCCGCAAGGGGCCGCTCACCGACGACGAGCCACAGCGGCTCAAGGCCCGACTCCTTGCCGGGCCGACCGAGGCCGACGGCGTCTGCACCCTCCGCGGAGAGGACTTCCGCCGCATTCTCCACGACGAGTTCGGCGTGGTCCGTTCGCTGCAAGACGTCTACGACCTGCTGCATCGCCTCGGCTTCGAGCCCCTGCGTCCCAGGCCGCAGCACCCGGGCGGCGACGCCGAGGCCCAGGCCGCCTTCAAAAAAGTCTCCTCGAGCGGGTCACTGCCGTCGCCGAGTCACATCCCGGCCGGCGAGTCGAGGTCTGGTTCGAGGCCGAGGCCCGCTTCGGCCAGAAGGGAATGCTGA
- a CDS encoding transposase → MGRPRQPTHRAEAEAYGNLYVLTVVCRADGLISRRLNASVVQVMVDGLSATIPAGVHAVLVWDGAGYHVAKALRMPANLTILGLPPYSPELNLVERLWLDLRQHHWSNRLYEDVVAVEEAAMAGWRVV, encoded by the coding sequence GTGGGCCGACCTCGGCAGCCGACCCACCGCGCCGAAGCAGAGGCCTACGGCAACCTCTATGTCCTGACGGTCGTCTGCCGGGCCGATGGGCTGATCAGCCGTCGGCTCAACGCATCGGTAGTCCAGGTGATGGTCGACGGCCTGTCGGCGACGATCCCGGCCGGCGTCCACGCGGTGCTGGTCTGGGACGGGGCCGGCTACCACGTGGCCAAGGCCCTGCGGATGCCGGCGAACCTGACGATCCTCGGCCTGCCGCCCTACTCGCCGGAGCTGAACCTGGTGGAGCGTCTCTGGCTGGACCTGCGGCAGCACCACTGGTCGAACCGGCTCTACGAGGACGTCGTTGCCGTGGAGGAGGCGGCGATGGCCGGGTGGAGGGTCGTCTGA
- a CDS encoding DUF1501 domain-containing protein, producing the protein MDQDLQPLVSRRQMLQRSAAGFGSLAMAAMLAEAKAGPVSTDPLMSRTPHFPARAKRVIFLFMKGGPSHIDTFDYKPLLQRDDGKPLPFEKPRVQFAPTGMLLGSPWKFRPYGECGIQVSDLFPNVAQCVDDLCIINSLHGTNAAHGGALLKMHTGSDNFVRPSMGSWITYGLGTENQNLPGFLTICPTLAHGGVSNWSSAFLPAPYQGTPLGNAGVPAKEARVGFIQSPRFSTAQQRSQLDLLAEINRDQLDRTGPDQKLEGRLESFELAFRMQTEMPEIQDISGESPATLKAYGIDDPVTENFGRQCLLARRFAERGVRFVQATHSNAAVQWDQHGDLKNGHEQNAREVDRPIAALIRDLKARGLLDDTLVLWGGEFGRTPTAQGKDGRDHNPEGFTMWMAGGGVKGGMQYGATDDYGYYAVRDKVHIHDLHATILHLIGLNHEKLTYRYAGRDFRLTDVAGRVVHDILA; encoded by the coding sequence ATGGACCAGGACTTGCAACCGCTCGTCTCCCGTCGGCAAATGCTCCAGCGGAGTGCCGCGGGCTTCGGCTCCCTGGCGATGGCCGCGATGCTCGCCGAGGCGAAAGCCGGGCCGGTGTCTACCGATCCTCTTATGTCCAGGACGCCCCACTTCCCCGCTCGCGCCAAGCGGGTCATCTTCCTGTTCATGAAGGGTGGCCCCTCGCACATCGACACGTTCGATTACAAGCCCTTGCTCCAGCGCGACGACGGCAAGCCGTTGCCGTTCGAGAAGCCCCGGGTCCAGTTCGCCCCGACCGGCATGCTCCTGGGCTCCCCCTGGAAATTCCGGCCCTATGGGGAGTGCGGGATCCAGGTCAGCGATCTCTTCCCGAACGTCGCCCAGTGCGTGGACGACCTCTGCATCATCAACTCCCTGCACGGTACCAACGCGGCCCACGGCGGGGCCTTGCTCAAGATGCACACCGGCAGTGACAACTTCGTCCGGCCGAGCATGGGATCGTGGATCACCTACGGACTGGGGACCGAGAACCAGAACCTGCCGGGCTTCCTCACGATCTGCCCGACCCTGGCCCACGGCGGCGTTTCGAACTGGAGTTCCGCCTTCCTGCCTGCCCCCTACCAGGGAACGCCCCTGGGCAACGCCGGAGTCCCCGCGAAGGAGGCCCGAGTCGGATTCATCCAGAGCCCCCGGTTCTCGACCGCCCAGCAGCGGTCCCAGCTCGACCTGCTCGCGGAGATCAACCGCGATCAGCTGGATCGGACCGGACCCGACCAGAAGCTGGAAGGCCGCCTGGAGTCGTTCGAACTGGCCTTCCGGATGCAGACCGAGATGCCCGAGATCCAGGACATTTCCGGCGAGTCGCCCGCGACCCTCAAGGCATACGGAATCGACGACCCGGTCACCGAGAACTTCGGCCGCCAGTGTCTGCTCGCCCGCCGCTTCGCCGAACGCGGAGTCCGGTTCGTGCAGGCCACCCACAGCAACGCCGCCGTGCAGTGGGACCAGCACGGTGACCTCAAGAACGGCCACGAGCAGAACGCCCGTGAGGTCGACCGCCCGATTGCAGCCCTGATCCGCGACCTCAAGGCGAGGGGCCTACTCGACGATACGCTGGTGCTTTGGGGCGGCGAATTCGGCAGGACCCCGACCGCTCAGGGCAAGGACGGCCGCGACCACAACCCTGAAGGTTTCACCATGTGGATGGCCGGAGGTGGAGTGAAGGGGGGTATGCAGTATGGCGCCACCGACGACTATGGTTACTACGCCGTCCGGGATAAAGTCCATATTCACGACCTGCACGCCACGATCCTCCACCTGATCGGGCTCAATCACGAGAAGCTCACTTACCGCTATGCGGGCCGCGACTTCCGCCTGACCGACGTCGCGGGCCGAGTCGTCCACGACATTCTCGCCTGA
- a CDS encoding PSD1 and planctomycete cytochrome C domain-containing protein has translation MLVEHCYSCHSAEGKRIKGNLRLDNKADWLKGGDLGPAVVPGNLEESLLITAVRYKDESIQMPPKGKLDDRQIEFLTEWVVMGAPAPAMDLAASTKPASDGERNKAAWGFKPPSNPTPPPVSSAISPGNGLDQFILAQLEAQGLKPAPAADKRTLIRRATFDLTGLPPTSKEVDAFLADDAPDAFDRVVGRLLASPRYGERWGRHWLDVARYADSNGLDENVAHGNAWRYRDYVVSAFNRDTPYDQFLVEQLAGDLLPKADSVEVQHERLIATGFLTLGPKVLAEVDKTKMEMDIIDEQIDTLGRAVLGLTIGCARCHDHKFDPITAADYYALAGVFKSTKTMDSFTTVARWHENTLATEPELARNAAHEAEVAAAKAEIARQVTAADEHVRATKAEGATLPEKLDTLYPEETKARLTKLRADLATLEKAAPVMPSAMGVTEGTATDVAVHIRGSHLTLGKVIPRRAPEVFSEASPPSFGGSKSGRLELARWLVEPEHPLTSRVMVNRIWRWHFGRGLVSTTDNFGTNGALPTHPELLDWLARRFVAEGWSVKAMHRLIMLSKTYQMSSEPDADALQKDPEDRLYWRWDVRRLEAEEIRDALLAVSGSLDETMGGSLLQVDNRAYFFDHTSRDKTGYETRRRSLYLPIVRNHLYNMFQLFDTTDGNVMNGDRATTTVAPQALFMLNSDLVLQAARTLAADLITRPQTDDAGRIRQLYEQTLGRSPAPEESRRNLAFLERFERLRHDGPGVSNDERRTEAWQALCQVILASNEFVYIR, from the coding sequence TTGCTCGTTGAGCATTGTTATTCCTGCCACTCGGCGGAGGGCAAGCGGATCAAGGGGAACCTCAGGCTCGACAACAAGGCCGACTGGCTGAAGGGGGGCGACCTTGGACCAGCCGTCGTGCCGGGCAATCTGGAAGAAAGCCTGCTGATCACCGCGGTCCGCTACAAGGACGAATCCATCCAGATGCCCCCGAAGGGCAAGCTTGATGATCGCCAGATCGAGTTTCTGACCGAATGGGTCGTGATGGGGGCTCCTGCCCCGGCGATGGACCTGGCGGCCTCCACGAAGCCGGCAAGTGATGGCGAGCGTAATAAGGCAGCCTGGGGTTTCAAGCCTCCTAGCAATCCGACGCCCCCCCCGGTCTCATCCGCGATTTCGCCCGGGAATGGCCTCGATCAGTTCATCCTGGCCCAACTGGAAGCCCAGGGCTTGAAGCCGGCTCCGGCGGCCGACAAGCGGACCCTGATCCGACGTGCGACGTTCGACCTGACGGGCTTGCCTCCAACCTCGAAGGAAGTCGACGCGTTCCTGGCGGACGATGCTCCGGACGCCTTCGATCGGGTCGTGGGACGCCTGCTCGCCTCTCCACGATATGGGGAGCGCTGGGGACGGCATTGGCTCGATGTCGCACGCTATGCTGACTCGAACGGCCTGGACGAGAATGTGGCCCACGGCAATGCCTGGCGCTATCGCGATTACGTCGTCTCCGCGTTTAATCGCGATACGCCTTACGACCAGTTCCTCGTTGAGCAACTGGCCGGCGATCTGCTCCCGAAGGCCGACTCCGTCGAGGTTCAGCATGAGCGGCTGATCGCCACCGGCTTCCTCACGCTCGGGCCGAAGGTGCTGGCCGAGGTCGATAAGACGAAGATGGAGATGGACATCATCGATGAGCAGATCGACACCCTGGGTCGGGCGGTTCTCGGCCTGACGATTGGGTGCGCTCGATGTCACGACCACAAGTTTGATCCAATCACCGCGGCCGACTATTACGCACTCGCCGGAGTCTTCAAGAGCACGAAGACGATGGACAGTTTCACGACGGTCGCTCGCTGGCACGAGAACACGCTCGCCACCGAGCCCGAACTGGCTCGGAACGCCGCTCATGAGGCTGAGGTCGCTGCCGCGAAGGCCGAGATCGCCCGCCAGGTCACCGCCGCCGACGAGCATGTCCGCGCCACGAAGGCCGAAGGCGCGACCCTTCCCGAGAAGCTCGATACGCTCTATCCCGAGGAGACCAAAGCCCGGCTCACGAAGTTGCGTGCGGACCTGGCCACGCTGGAGAAGGCCGCGCCCGTGATGCCGTCGGCGATGGGTGTGACCGAGGGAACCGCCACCGACGTGGCCGTCCACATCAGGGGCAGCCACCTGACCCTGGGTAAGGTCATCCCCCGACGTGCGCCCGAGGTCTTCAGCGAGGCTAGCCCGCCGAGTTTCGGAGGCTCAAAGAGCGGACGGCTAGAGCTGGCGCGATGGCTGGTCGAGCCGGAGCATCCCTTGACCTCCCGGGTCATGGTCAACCGGATCTGGCGCTGGCATTTCGGCCGAGGCCTGGTGAGCACGACCGACAATTTCGGCACCAACGGCGCCCTGCCGACTCACCCCGAATTGCTGGATTGGCTCGCCCGCCGCTTCGTGGCCGAAGGCTGGTCGGTCAAGGCGATGCACCGGCTCATCATGCTCTCAAAGACCTACCAGATGAGCAGCGAGCCTGATGCTGACGCGCTTCAGAAGGACCCGGAAGACCGGCTTTACTGGCGCTGGGACGTCCGCCGACTGGAGGCCGAGGAGATCCGCGACGCCCTACTTGCAGTCAGCGGCTCGCTCGACGAGACGATGGGCGGCTCCCTGCTTCAGGTGGACAATCGCGCCTACTTCTTCGATCACACCTCGCGCGACAAGACCGGCTACGAGACCCGCCGCCGCTCGCTCTACCTGCCGATCGTCCGCAACCACCTGTACAACATGTTCCAACTGTTCGACACCACCGACGGCAACGTCATGAACGGCGATCGGGCCACGACGACCGTTGCCCCACAGGCCCTCTTCATGCTCAACAGCGATCTGGTCCTCCAGGCGGCACGGACACTGGCCGCGGACCTGATTACACGCCCCCAGACCGACGACGCAGGTCGGATCCGACAGCTCTATGAACAGACCCTCGGACGTTCTCCCGCGCCCGAGGAGTCGCGTCGGAACCTCGCGTTCCTCGAACGGTTCGAACGCCTACGCCACGACGGGCCGGGCGTTTCGAACGACGAGCGGCGCACGGAAGCCTGGCAAGCACTCTGTCAGGTGATTCTGGCTTCAAACGAGTTCGTGTACATTCGATAA
- a CDS encoding IS630 family transposase — protein MKAHRRAWREEFAAVDPGRLVFLDESGASTAMDRTHGRAPSGVRVDGPVPHGHWKVTTLTAAVRLDGVPAAACLAFDGATNAACFEADIGRCLAPTLRPGDVVIIDNLPCHKTAEVGRLIAAAGAEVRYLPPYSPDLSPIESMFSKLKPHLRSAKARTVEARIGAMGDGLRAVEPGDLRGWFDHCGYRSGVEASTDTLKGKPG, from the coding sequence TTGAAGGCGCACCGGCGGGCCTGGCGCGAGGAGTTCGCCGCGGTCGACCCGGGGCGGCTGGTCTTCCTCGACGAGAGCGGCGCCAGCACGGCGATGGACCGTACCCACGGCCGGGCCCCCAGCGGGGTCCGCGTTGACGGCCCGGTGCCGCACGGCCACTGGAAGGTCACGACGCTGACCGCCGCGGTTCGCCTCGACGGCGTGCCGGCGGCGGCCTGCCTGGCCTTCGACGGGGCGACCAACGCCGCCTGCTTCGAGGCCGACATCGGCCGGTGCCTGGCCCCGACGCTCCGTCCGGGCGACGTCGTGATCATCGACAACTTGCCGTGCCACAAGACGGCCGAGGTCGGCCGGCTGATCGCGGCGGCCGGGGCCGAGGTGCGGTACCTGCCGCCGTACAGTCCGGACCTCAGCCCGATCGAGTCGATGTTCTCCAAGCTGAAGCCGCACCTGAGGTCGGCCAAGGCGCGGACGGTCGAGGCGCGGATCGGTGCGATGGGCGACGGCCTGAGGGCCGTCGAGCCGGGCGACCTCCGCGGCTGGTTCGACCACTGCGGATACCGGAGCGGGGTAGAGGCGTCAACCGACACGCTCAAAGGAAAACCGGGCTAA